The Amblyomma americanum isolate KBUSLIRL-KWMA chromosome 3, ASM5285725v1, whole genome shotgun sequence genome window below encodes:
- the LOC144124202 gene encoding uncharacterized protein LOC144124202, protein MALIIATQVGVVYNDSLFECRMFAKDGSDRIARFCQAVIDDIDKSSRSFVNLSSALVKSDELGILEALRSKGHWYVFLVLASFLFLFLLYTGSFILGMFHYNEDIPPTKRTDASNYAGTAMLVAIVMSFPVCAALMLVTNTIMLLSLSITNFGCRPYENIVLNWPGRTVDVMVLDDAFDLFWPRQSRGRWFGRFLAGTTLQKCRDGRVFDVIGADYKLAVDGYDEFMDNLHHLMISITIDPRLIFPAAPPPAIANYYDSMKLALWDKVGDMVEGYIKSLARGAMYIRSNLSKFNPECLPAYDGYERAIGYVCDGIIRNVNSFWTSLAFCLYMFTFLGTLSHFVSKYFLRMENYTYDGSEVESLTSTSEFDVHAEKTVEAPTEGEPTEGGEKTECEFSVGADGLKRTTSDEPDAEGRKIEKGPKWR, encoded by the exons GATGGCTCAGACCGCATAGCAAGGTTCTGCCAAGCTGTCATCGACGACATAGACAAG AGCTCTCGCTCATTTGTCAACCTCTCCTCCGCTCTCGTGAAGTCCGACGAGCTGGGAATTCTCGAGGCGCTTCGCAGCAAAGG CCACTGGTACGTCTTCCTGGTGCTGGCCAGCTTCCTGTTCCTGTTCCTGCTCTACACCGGCTCGTTCATTCTGGGAATGTTCCACTACAACGAAGACATTCCACCCACCAAGAGAACTGATGCCTCCAACTACGCCGGAACAGCCATGCTTGT AGCCATCGTCATGTCCTTCCCGGTGTGCGCCGCACTGATGCTGGTCACCAACACCATCATGTTGTTGTCGCTGAGCATCACCAACTTCGGCTGTCGGCCGTACGAGAACATCGTCTTAAACTGGCCCGGAAGAACCGTCGACGTCATGGTGCTGGACGAC GCTTTCGACTTGTTCTGGCCGAGGCAATCGAGAGGTCGCTGGTTTGGCAGGTTCCTTGCTGGTACCACGTTGCA GAAATGTCGGGACGGCAGGGTGTTCGACGTTATAGGAGCGGACTACAAGCTCGCAGTGGACGGATACGACGAATTCATG GACAACCTCCACCACCTGATGATCTCTATAACTATCGATCCCCGCCTGATATTCCCG GCCGCTCCTCCGCCAGCTATCGCCAATTACTACGACAGCATGAAGCTGGCGCTATGGGACAAGGTTGGCGAT ATGGTCGAAGGCTACATAAAATCCCTGGCACGCGGCGCCATGTACATCCGCTCTAATTTATCAAAG TTTAACCCGGAGTGCCTACCCGCCTACGATGGCTACGAGCGAGCGATCGGCTACGTATGCGACGGAATCATTCGCAACGTC AACTCATTTTGGACGTCCCTGGCGTTCTGCCTGTATATGTTCACCTTTCTTGGGACTCTGTCTCATTTCGTTTCCAAGTATTTCCTTCGAATGGAGAACTACACCTACGACGGCTCCGAAGTCGAGTCTCTAACAAGCAC GTCTGAATTCGATGTCCATGCCGAGAAGACGGTGGAGGCCCCTACTGAAGGCGAGCCAACCGAAGGTGGCGAAAAGACCGAGTGCGAGTTTAGCGTCGGCGCCGACGGTTTGAAAAGAACGACATC GGACGAGCCAGATGCGGAAGGCAGAAAAATTGAAAAGGGGCCCAAATGGAGGTAA
- the LOC144123425 gene encoding uncharacterized protein LOC144123425: MDRRLKDRCRVCVTSPPRLREGDNRFAPETRSGQLAFAAASRTPVHPFQAAIDLSGAANNDTTTHIAKIIGEHQISRRDRLRHLFCLYGDEDHHRPSIADRGWCNHQAMGDVRGAPIETLHATTSARAATTLICAFQSEQPSSPSAHLSSFSKLQEQSAGFTGAAVEQTPEAPEEEDGDSTHPHADAQLFAVIDEVRSACECTGIRWEEVGQHRADRRARCGCVQASCRNTGQPARYVPASGWGSPPQ; the protein is encoded by the exons ATGGACAGACGGCTCAAGGACAGATGTCGAGTTTGTGTGACATCACCGCCGAGGCTTCGAGAGGGCGACAACAGGTTCGCCCCCGAAACGCGTTCCGGGCAGCTTGCATTTGCTGCAGCAAGCAGGACACCGGTCCATCCCTTCCAGGCCGCCATAGATCTAAGCGGCGCAGCAAATAACG ATACGACTACTCATATTGCAAAGATTATCGGCGAGCATCAAATAAG CCGCAGGGACCGCTTGCGCCACCTTTTCTGCCTGTACGGCGACGAAGACCACCACCGACCCTCAATAGCGGACCGCGGATGGTGTAACCACCAGGCGATGGGTGATGTCCGTGGCGCACCAATCGAAACTCTGCACGCCACAACAAGTGCTCGGGCAGCCACCACTTTGATCTGTGCCTTCCAAAGCGAGCAGCCTTCGTCGCCTTCCGCACACCTCTCGAGCTTCTCAAAGCTTCAG GAGCAGTCAGCCGGATTCACAGGCGCGGCCGTCGAGCAGACCCCGGAGGCTCCCGAGGAGGAGGATGGAGACAGCACCCACCCGCACGCCGACGCCCAGCTGTTCGCCGTCATCGATGAAGTTCGGTCCGCTTGCGAGTGCACTGGGATCCGCTGGGAGGAAGTCGGACAGCACAGAGCCGATCGGCGTGCCCG GTGTGGCTGCGTCCAGGCCAGCTGCAGGAACACGGGCCAACCTGCGCGCTATGTGCCCGCCTCGGGTTGGGGGTCTCCGCCTCAATAA